One Clostridium novyi NT genomic window carries:
- a CDS encoding lantibiotic immunity ABC transporter MutG family permease subunit — MKILRLMKADFIKMKHTSFYWIHICVPIIGILIFLGYYSFSIAGSIGKVNGYLDGLSLVFPVVIGIVCSMVIEQELKAGKFKEMLSVEYGKGICLLSKVLVVLVMGFFSLSLAVGGFFIGFEYILRQNILPFKFYAVLTLLIFMAQIFIYLFHLWLSIKFGSGASIGMGIFESLFSALIITGLGDGIWQWIPCAWSIRFCNNFFIKKANSIDIFNKLADFNTGLSINAIGFRNCIIYTIILGILFGIWFNFFEGRKSE, encoded by the coding sequence ATGAAGATTTTACGCCTTATGAAAGCAGATTTTATAAAAATGAAACATACTTCATTTTACTGGATTCATATTTGTGTGCCCATTATAGGGATCCTTATATTCTTAGGGTACTATTCATTTTCAATTGCGGGAAGTATAGGTAAGGTAAATGGTTATTTAGATGGATTATCGTTAGTGTTTCCGGTTGTAATTGGAATTGTGTGTTCCATGGTAATAGAGCAAGAATTAAAGGCAGGAAAATTTAAAGAAATGTTATCGGTAGAATATGGAAAAGGGATATGCCTTTTAAGTAAGGTATTAGTTGTACTTGTTATGGGATTTTTTTCACTTAGTTTAGCTGTAGGTGGATTTTTTATTGGATTTGAATATATTTTAAGGCAAAATATACTCCCCTTTAAGTTTTATGCTGTTTTAACTTTATTAATATTTATGGCTCAGATATTTATATATTTATTTCATTTATGGTTAAGCATTAAGTTTGGAAGTGGAGCATCTATAGGCATGGGCATATTTGAAAGCTTGTTTTCAGCATTAATTATTACAGGACTTGGTGATGGAATATGGCAATGGATTCCTTGTGCATGGTCCATTAGATTTTGTAACAACTTTTTTATAAAGAAGGCTAATTCTATAGATATATTTAATAAGTTAGCTGATTTTAATACTGGACTGTCTATTAATGCAATAGGGTTTAGAAATTGTATTATTTATACTATTATT
- a CDS encoding lantibiotic immunity ABC transporter MutE/EpiE family permease subunit translates to MIKYFISENMKIKRKFVKKLVWIAPTMVILLSVFLTATYFQVDIYNWWYTFILPGVIAIEGCFLYKIDGDMKNKSVMALPVDLKKVWISKILVAVKNIVISCMIIFIAGQLSVFVIPMRSESNISMLSGFVGILVIIITSVWQIPLYFFLGSKIGVFPSIILSLATNIFSMVIATKRFWIVNPFSYTSRLMCPILRLLPNGLLAEEGSKTFTPELLNTSSIPFGIGVSIVLFIAITYLTAKWYERQEVK, encoded by the coding sequence ATGATTAAATACTTTATTTCAGAAAATATGAAGATAAAGCGTAAATTTGTAAAAAAATTAGTATGGATAGCTCCCACAATGGTAATTCTTCTTTCAGTTTTTTTAACAGCAACATATTTTCAAGTAGATATTTATAATTGGTGGTATACTTTTATTCTTCCAGGAGTTATTGCCATAGAGGGATGTTTTTTATATAAGATAGATGGGGATATGAAAAATAAATCAGTAATGGCTCTACCTGTAGATTTAAAAAAGGTGTGGATTTCTAAAATACTAGTGGCAGTAAAAAATATAGTTATTTCTTGTATGATTATTTTTATAGCAGGGCAGTTAAGTGTATTTGTTATTCCTATGAGAAGCGAATCTAACATTTCCATGTTAAGTGGGTTTGTGGGTATTCTAGTAATAATTATTACATCAGTTTGGCAAATTCCACTATACTTTTTTTTAGGAAGTAAGATAGGAGTATTTCCAAGTATCATATTAAGTTTAGCTACAAATATATTTTCTATGGTTATAGCTACAAAAAGATTTTGGATAGTTAATCCTTTTTCATATACATCTAGACTTATGTGTCCTATATTAAGACTTCTTCCAAATGGACTTTTGGCAGAAGAAGGTAGTAAAACATTCACACCAGAACTTTTAAATACATCATCGATACCATTTGGAATTGGAGTTTCTATAGTGTTATTTATAGCAATTACTTATTTAACAGCTAAATGGTATGAAAGACAGGAGGTAAAATAA